A window of Phragmitibacter flavus contains these coding sequences:
- a CDS encoding urease accessory protein UreE: MHLIQRMAAPSSSRPASQQVRLIAERRLFLKRRWRATAEDGTEFGFDLDSRLTSGCVIHQSETHDYVIWQQPEPVYSIPFSDAEQGALIGWRIGNLHFPVQILSDRLLVTTDLAIKQLLDRESWTHEEIEAVFTPLRVIAHAS; this comes from the coding sequence ATGCACCTCATCCAGCGCATGGCGGCCCCTTCCTCAAGCCGTCCAGCCAGCCAACAAGTGCGCCTGATCGCCGAACGCCGCCTCTTCCTGAAACGACGCTGGCGCGCCACCGCTGAAGACGGCACCGAATTTGGCTTCGATCTCGACTCCCGCCTCACCAGCGGCTGCGTCATCCACCAGTCAGAAACCCACGACTACGTCATCTGGCAACAACCCGAACCCGTCTACTCCATCCCGTTCTCCGATGCAGAACAAGGCGCCCTCATCGGCTGGCGCATCGGCAACCTCCATTTCCCCGTCCAAATTCTCTCCGACCGACTCCTCGTCACCACCGACCTCGCCATCAAGCAGCTTCTTGATCGCGAATCCTGGACGCACGAAGAAATCGAAGCCGTCTTCACCCCTCTCCGCGTCATCGCCCATGCTTCTTAA